In one window of Triticum aestivum cultivar Chinese Spring unplaced genomic scaffold, IWGSC CS RefSeq v2.1 scaffold8609, whole genome shotgun sequence DNA:
- the LOC123172345 gene encoding protein DETOXIFICATION 16: protein MELSMEPALPSAKGTAVAVNLVLATSEAKRQLRLAGPLIVGCLLQSVIQMISVMFVGHLGELALASASMASSFAIVTGFSFLTGMSFALDTLCGQAFGASEHHMLGVYKQRAMLVLGLASLPIAAVWANTGAILLHLGQDPEIAAGAGTYIRWMIPALFFYGWLQCHVRFLQAQKLVVPVMLSSGATAVSHVLVCWALVYRLRLGIRGAALANAVSYLTNVSILAVYVRVSPSCNKSWTGFSFEAFHGLIPFLKLAVPSALMVCMEWWSFEVMVILSGLLPNPKLETAVLSICLNTNSLVCTVPNGLSSAISTRVSNELGAGRPRAALLAARVVIVLAFLVGTSEGLLLVLVHKVWGRAYSKDQEVVSYVATMMLILAVSVLFDGLQYVLSGIVRGCGQQKIGAFVNFIAYYLVGIPAALVFTFKCHLGGKGLWLGILSGLVTQTLLLLFISFGNTDWDKQAMNAKDRILTSPPVEP from the exons ATGGAGTTAAGCATGGAGCCGGCGCTCCCCAGTGCCAAAGGCACGGCCGTGGCCGTGAACCTAGTGCTGGCGACGAGCGAGGCCAAGAGACAGCTCCGCCTCGCCGGGCCGCTCATCGTGGGATGCCTGCTGCAGAGCGTCATCCAGATGATCTCCGTGATGTTCGTGGGGCACCTCGGCGAGCTCGCGCTGGCCAGCGCCTCCATGGCCAGCTCATtcgccatcgtcaccggcttcAGCTTCCTG ACCGGCATGTCGTTCGCCCTGGACACCCTGTGCGGGCAGGCCTTCGGGGCGAGCGAGCACCACATGCTGGGAGTGTACAAGCAGAGGGCGATGCTGGTGCTGGGCCTGGCGAGCCTGCCGATCGCCGCGGTGTGGGCGAACACCGGCGCGATCCTGCTGCACCTGGGGCAGGACCCAGAGATCGCGGCGGGGGCGGGGACGTACATCCGGTGGATGATCCCGGCGCTCTTCTTCTACGGGTGGCTGCAGTGCCACGTGCGGTTCCTGCAGGCGCAGAAGCTGGTGGTGCCGGTGATGCTGAGCTCCGGCGCCACCGCGGTGAGCCACGTGCTGGTGTGCTGGGCGCTGGTGTACAGGCTGCGGCTGGGGATCAGAGGGGCGGCGCTGGCCAACGCCGTGTCGTACCTCACCAACGTCTCCATACTGGCCGTCTACGTCAGGGTTTCGCCGTCGTGCAACAAGAGCTGGACGGGGTTCTCTTTCGAGGCATTCCACGGCCTCATCCCCTTCTTGAAGCTCGCCGTGCCATCCGCACTCATGGTCTG CATGGAGTGGTGGTCGTTCGAGGTGATGGTGATACTGTCCGGCCTTCTCCCCAACCCCAAGCTCGAGACAGCCGTCCTCTCCATCTG CTTGAACACCAACTCCTTGGTGTGCACGGTCCCGAATGGGCTCTCTTCGGCCATAAGCACGCGCGTGTCCAACGAGCTCGGGGCGGGGCGGCCACGGGCGGCGCTTCTGGCGGCCCGCGTGGTGATCGTGCTGGCTTTTCTGGTGGGCACGTCGGAAGGGCTCCTCCTGGTTCTGGTGCACAAAGTGTGGGGCCGTGCATACAGCAAGGACCAGGAGGTGGTCTCCTACGTCGCCACCATGATGCTCATCCTCGCCGTCTCCGTCCTCTTCGACGGCCTCCAGTACGTCCTCTCAG GTATAGTTCGGGGCTGTGGACAACAGAAGATTGGCGCTTTTGTTAATTTCATTGCGTATTATCTAGTTGGTATCCCTGCAGCACTAGTTTTCACCTTCAAGTGCCATCTTGGTGGAAAG GGGCTTTGGTTGGGAATATTGAGCGGATTGGTGACACAGACGTTGTTGCTTCTTTTCATTTCCTTTGGCAACACTGATTGGGATAAACAA GCAATGAATGCAAAGGATAGAATTTTGACGTCGCCGCCTGTGGAGCCATGA